One Triticum dicoccoides isolate Atlit2015 ecotype Zavitan chromosome 4B, WEW_v2.0, whole genome shotgun sequence genomic window carries:
- the LOC119295629 gene encoding heavy metal-associated isoprenylated plant protein 33-like gives MSKEDVLKIQTCVLKVNIHCDGCQKKVKKILSKIDGVYQSTINPEEGKVMVSGLVDPDTIIKKLNKGGKPAVLWGSKPGGVANQFQKLHLDGNGGGGKGQQPKDAGGKGHPKDAGGKAHKGGGKDAKMAMPQPTPQQIQQMQQQMQMKGAPTPQQLQQLQQQMQMKGAPTSQQLQQLQQQMQMKGAPTPQQMQQLQQQMQMKGAPTPQQLQQLQQQMQMKGLKLPPQFMGAAAAKMPFPAGAPAKDPKSVKFNLPEDGWGDDGGSEFDDEFDEFDDDEDFDDEGFEDDYYDDPKMMMKQMAMPPNAGGGDKKGAGNGGKKGGGGNEIPVQIKGNGNNGGGKKDAGGKQQHQGGNGNGNGNGGGKNGGGGGQPNNVKGGGAPVQGKKGGGAGGPAPGMGGPMGGGMPPQQQAMFRPNMMGGAGFPGMGGPMGHPHAASGAQAGRAMQGMPPAGLYQGAGGGMPSGAEMLQAAAAAGNPMAQQQYMQLIQQQQQQQQMAMLQQQQQQQQMMMVNGGHGGGAGGYPQMGYGPGYGRPPMGSYPMPTAYAMPPQPPAGEPYNYFSDEDPNSCSVM, from the exons ATGAGCAAGGAGGATGTGCTCAAGATACAG ACCTGCGTGCTCAAGGTGAACATCCACTGCGACGGGTGCCAGAAGAAGGTGAAGAAGATCCTCAGCAAGATCGATG GCGTGTACCAGAGCACCATCAACCCGGAGGAGGGCAAGGTGATGGTGTCCGGGCTGGTGGATCCGGacaccatcatcaagaagctcaACAAGGGCGGCAAGCCCGCTGTGCTCTGGGGCTCCAAGCCCGGCGGCGTCGCCAACCAGTTCCAGAAGCTCCACCTCGACGGTAACGGCGGCGGTGGTAAGGGCCAGCAGCCCAAGGACGCCGGCGGCAAAGGCCATCCCAAAGATGCCGGCGGCAAGGCCCACAAGGGCGGCGGCAAGGACGCCAAGATGGCGATGCCGCAGCCGACCCCGCAGCAGATTCAGCAAATGCAGCAGCAGATGCAGATGAAGGGCGCGCCGACGCCGCAGCAGCTCCAGCAGCTGCAACAGCAGATGCAGATGAAGGGTGCGCCGACGTCGCAGCAGCTCCAGCAGCTGCAGCAGCAGATGCAGATGAAGGGCGCGCCGACGCCTCAGCAgatgcagcagctgcagcagcagaTGCAGATGAAGGGTGCGCCGACGCCGCAGCAGCTCCAGCAGCTGCAACAGCAGATGCAGATGAAGGGGCTGAAGCTGCCGCCGCAGTTCATGGGCGCCGCCGCGGCCAAGATGCCGTTCCCGGCGGGTGCGCCGGCCAAGGACCCCAAGTCCGTCAAGTTCAACCTCCCCGAGGACGGCTGGGGCGACGACGGCGGCAGCGAGTTCGACGACGAGTTCGACGAATTTGACGATGACGAAGATTTCGACGACGAGGGCTTCGAAGACGACTACTACGACGACCCCAAGATGATGATGAAGCAGATGGCCATGCCGCCGAACGCCGGCGGGGGCGACAAGAAGGGCGCCGGCAATGGTGGGAAGAAGGGCGGTGGAGGAAACGAGATCCCTGTGCAGATCAAGGGGAACGGCAACAACGGCGGCGGCAAGAAAGACGCGGGTGGCAAGCAGCAGCACCAAGGTGGCAACGGCAACGGCAACGGCAACGGCGGCGGTAAGAACGGAGGCGGTGGTGGGCAGCCGAACAACGTCAAGGGAGGAGGAGCGCCGGTCCAGGGAAAAAAGGGCGGCGGTGCTGGTGGCCCGGCCCCAGGCATGGGTGGCCCGATGGGCGGCGGCATGCCGCCGCAGCAGCAGGCCATGTTCAGGCCTAACATGATGGGCGGCGCCGGTTTCCCCGGCATGGGCGGTCCAATGGGCCACCCGCATGCGGCGAGCGGCGCGCAGGCTGGCCGCGCCATGCAGGGCATGCCGCCGGCTGGGCTTTACCAGGGCGCTGGCGGCGGCATGCCGTCCGGGGCGGAGATGCTTCAGGCTGCGGCCGCGGCCGGGAACCCCATGGCGCAGCAGCAGTACATGCAACTgatccagcagcagcaacagcagcagcagatgGCAATgctgcagcaacagcagcagcagcagcaaatgaTGATGGTgaacggcggccatggcggcggcgcgggagggtacCCGCAGATGGGCTACGGGCCAGGGTACGGGCGTCCGCCGATGGGCTCGTACCCGATGCCAACCGCCTATGCGATGCCGCCGCAGCCACCAGCGGGGGAGCCTTACAACTACTTCAGCGACGAGGACCCCAACAGCTGCTCGGTGATGTGA